The following DNA comes from Moritella sp. 24.
TCACTTTTGCTATACCAGCATCAGAGAATTGTTGTACTAGGCGATCAACAGTAGTACCGATATCTTCGGCCAATTTTGTAATTGATACATCTGCCATGTAATTCGATCCCTCTCTTCGCGTTATTATTCGCTATCACTAAACCAACAGATATTACGCGCCGCCATAATTAATTCACCAGCACGTTCATCCGTTAACTCTTCAATTTCGCTTAAATCGTCGATGCCTTGTTCTGCTAGCTCTTCAAGAGTTGTAACTCCGATGCTTGCAAGTACGTAAGCTAGATGCTTTTCTAAGCCTTCAAGCGCTAATAAATCTGCACTTGGTTCTGCACCTTCTAGTGATTCTTCTGCAGCAAGTGCAGATGTTGTTAGTGCATTTTTAGCACGTGAACGTAATTCATCAACTAGATCTTCATCAAAACCATCGATTTGCAAGAATTCATTAACTGGCACATATGCGATTTCTTCTAAAGAAGAGAAGCCTTCGCCGATCAGTAATTCAGCCATATCTTCATCGATATCTAATTTATCAGTGAAGATTGTCATCAAACGGTCATTTTCTTTCTGGTGCTTTTCGTTAGCGTCAGCAACAGTCATTACATTTAGTTCCCAACCAGTCAGTTGTGAAGCTAGACGTACGTTTTGACCGTTACGGCCAATTGCTTGTGCTAAGTTATCTTGTTCAACAGCAATATCCATTGAGTGTTGATCTTCATCAACAATAATAGAAGCAACTTCAGCAGGAGCCATTGCATTGATAACGAATTGTGCTGGGTTATCATCCCAAAGGATAATATCAACACGTTCACCGTTTAGTTCACTTGAAACTGCTTGTACACGTGCACCACGCATACCAACACAAGCACCAACAGGGTCGATACGTTTGTCGTTAGATTTAACGGCAATCTTAGCACGCGAACCTGGATCACGAGCAGCTGCTTTAAGTTCAAGCATCTCTTCGTTGAATTCAGGCACTTCTACGCGGAACAATTCGATTAGCATTTCGTTACATGCACGGCTAATAAATAGCTGTGTGCCACGCGCTTCAGGTTTTACTTCTTTTAGTAAGCCCTTGATGCGATCGCCAGTACGGAATGATTCACGTGGAAGCATTTCATCACGGAACATTACTGCTTCAGCATTGTTACCAAGATCTAATACAACAGTCTCACGGTTAGCACGTTTTACTAAACCAGTGATTAGCTCACCTTCGTGTTTAGCGTATTGCTGAACGATTAAATCACGTTCGGCTTCACGTACTTTTTGGATGATAACTTGCTTCGCAGTTTGTGTTGTTACACGGTCAAATACAACTGATTCAATTGTATCTTCAATGTAACCACCAACTTCGATGTTTTCATCATCGTATTTAGCCGCGTCCAGGGTAATTTCTGAGAAAGGATTTTCTAATGCTTCACCTTTATCATCAATTACAAGCCAGCGACGGAACGTTTCAAAATTACCCGTTTTACGGTCAATCTCAACACGAACTTCAATTTCGCCTTCATATCGTTTTTTAGTTGCTGTCGCTAGTGCAATTTCCAGTGCTTCGAAAATTTTCTCACGAGGTAGTGCTTTCTCGTTAGAAACTGCATCAACAACTAACAGAATTTCTTTATTCATTCCCGGACGCCTCGTTAGTCAAATTTTGGAACTATATTTGCTTTTTGGATATTTGCGTGTGCTAAGACTTCGTCTTTGCCATCAATTGTTACAGTGATCATGTCACCGTCAACACTTTTGATTACGCCTTTTAGTTTACGACGACCATTAACAGCCATACGTAATAATGCTTTAATTTCAGAACCACAGTACTCTTGGTAGTGTGATACTTTAAATAGTGGTCGTTCCATACCAGGTGAAGATACTTCTAAGAAGTACTCTGTGCTGATTGGATCTTCAACGTCCATAATCGCGCTGATTTGATGACTTACTTTAGAACAATCATCAACGAAAATACCGTTTTCATGATCGATGTAAACAAGTAATGTCGAGTGTTTACCAGCTCGTGTAAACTCAATACCAATAAGTTCAAAACCTAACATTTCAACTGTTGGTTCCAACA
Coding sequences within:
- the nusA gene encoding transcription termination factor NusA translates to MNKEILLVVDAVSNEKALPREKIFEALEIALATATKKRYEGEIEVRVEIDRKTGNFETFRRWLVIDDKGEALENPFSEITLDAAKYDDENIEVGGYIEDTIESVVFDRVTTQTAKQVIIQKVREAERDLIVQQYAKHEGELITGLVKRANRETVVLDLGNNAEAVMFRDEMLPRESFRTGDRIKGLLKEVKPEARGTQLFISRACNEMLIELFRVEVPEFNEEMLELKAAARDPGSRAKIAVKSNDKRIDPVGACVGMRGARVQAVSSELNGERVDIILWDDNPAQFVINAMAPAEVASIIVDEDQHSMDIAVEQDNLAQAIGRNGQNVRLASQLTGWELNVMTVADANEKHQKENDRLMTIFTDKLDIDEDMAELLIGEGFSSLEEIAYVPVNEFLQIDGFDEDLVDELRSRAKNALTTSALAAEESLEGAEPSADLLALEGLEKHLAYVLASIGVTTLEELAEQGIDDLSEIEELTDERAGELIMAARNICWFSDSE
- the rimP gene encoding ribosome maturation factor RimP, with product MASLEQTLTELLEPTVEMLGFELIGIEFTRAGKHSTLLVYIDHENGIFVDDCSKVSHQISAIMDVEDPISTEYFLEVSSPGMERPLFKVSHYQEYCGSEIKALLRMAVNGRRKLKGVIKSVDGDMITVTIDGKDEVLAHANIQKANIVPKFD